The nucleotide sequence CGACCCAGGGTATCAGACACGCACGGGGTTAAGGCAAGGGGATCCTCTATCCCCCCTTTTATTCATTCTAGCCATCGACCCACTACAACGGATAATTGAAGCGGCAGCACAAAGAGGGATCCTTAAACCGGTGCTACTGAAGACGGCTAATTTGAGGTGCTCCCTATATGCTGACGATGCAGCGATTTTCGCATACCATGCAAATACAGAGTTGGATCATCTACTCAAGATACTAAACTTCTTTGGAGAATGCCCGGGGCTAAAAATCAACATCTCCAAAACAGAAATTCTCTATAAGAATGGACAACACAGTGGTCTctcaattacttcaaaatttCCCCGGCAAGATTTGCAGTTTCCCTGGGAGATATCTAGGACTTCCTCTACACGTCCGGAAACTACGCAGGGAAGTGGTACAGATAGACAAAATAGGAGCTAGATTGCCAGGTTGGAAGAGCAGGCTCTTGTCTGCGGGGAGAGAGACTCTAGTAAAAACGGTTCTATCATCTCAACCAATTTATCATATGACCGCATTCCCAGAACAAAAATGGTTAATCAGAAAGATCGATCGCTTGAGAAGGAGTTTCCTATGGAGGGGAGAAACGCCAGACAAGGTATATGGTGGGCATTCCATTATCAACTGGCCAACAACATGTAGACCCAAAGCGAAAGGTGGtttaggggttttggaccttgaACGTTTCGCAAGAGCATTGAGACTACGATGGTTATGGTATCAATGGAAGCACCGAGATGGAGCTTGGAACAAGCTTGACCTTCCGGTAGACGGCCGGGACAAGGAGTTATTTGTGGCTTTGACAGTGGTGACAGTAGGTGATGGCAAGTTGGCCAGGTTCTGGACGTCGTCTTGGGTTTGGTGGGCGAACACCGAAAGCGATTGCACCAACATTGTTCAAGAAATCAAAAAGGAAAAATCTCACGGTGCAAAAGGCCTTGGAAGATAACCGTTGGATATCACATGTCATTCCATTAGGCACTGCACAAGAAGTAAGAGAATACGTAACCCTTTGGGAAGAGGTGAGCCAAATCCAGCTAATCGAGAATATAGAGGACAACATCCGTTGGCGTTGGACGGTGGATGGGGAATACACAGCCAAAAGCGCCTACTGCATTCAATTCCAGGGCACATTCAGCAAACTGAAACTTCAACCGATTTGGAAAGCAAAGGCGGAACCCAAATGTAGATTTTTTGCTTGGACTTTGCTGCATAAAAAAATCCTAACGGCAAACAATTTGATTAAAAGAAATTGGCCAAATGATCCAGTATGCAAGCTTTGTGGTATTGACCCGGAAACACCGATACATATTTGCAAGGGTTGCACTTTCTCAAGGCAAGTTTGGTCCTTCAAGCGATGGTTCAGCCTATCGGTGATTGATACTGTTGGAATGACAGGATCCCTGCACAACTACGGGCAAAAGTGCAGAATTAAGATAGACAAAGATCAGAGAAAGGCGTTTGATGGCATTATGATCTATTTTTGGTGGAATTTATGGAAGGAAAGGAATCAAAGAACATTCCAGAACAAGTCGCTGCAGCTTAGTCAAGTGGCACTCCTTTGCAAGGAAGATATAGAGCAATACCAGTTGGCAACAAGATTTCATGCTGGACCACAACAAGAGTAGTTCTAGCATTTGTTGGTCACTGTTCTGTTGGTCTAGTTTTGTGGTTTTTTCGGTTTCAGGGTGTTTTTCTAGACTTTAGTTGTCGTCCAGGTGGGCATCTAGTTGGGTTGTCGGTCGGTGTGCTGTGGTGGCGGTGAGCTTGGTCTCCCGTTGTTTGTTGTAATTCTTTTTTCTTGTTCCTTTTTGCTCGTCTAATAAAAATCCGGCAAATCTCTTGCCGCctttctaaaaaaatattttgcttCAGAGCTTCAGATTGACGACTCTGTCGAAGGATTGACTACTGAGGTGTCTGTGTTAGTGTTTTGTTTGACGACGAAGCATCTACTTTCTAATTGTCGATCAGGCTCAGGCCCACTAAGCGGCAATCCTTTTTAATAAACCCCTATCTGATAGCATGCTATGAATCTCGGTCAATGTTTGAAAATCAAGTTCAGTGCTACCATCATAGTTCATTTCTCACACCATTGTGCTGAACTTTTGCATTTTAGTATGACTGATTAATTGAGAAAATTCAAATTTGCGCAGGAGCTTTTGTGCAAGTGAAGTGCCAGGGAAGGTAATTGTGTCCTGACGCTGAACCATTTATCATCTGAGTTCTCAGTTTGTGCATTCTATTCCATGAATTGTTTCAGTGTGTAACTTATTCTTCATTTGTGCAGAGTCTTGCAGGGGCACCACCTGAGCTTGCATTAATTGTTTTTCATACCCATGGACCTTTCAACGGTATGCCTTATAGTTTATTGTGCATTCAACCAAATGTGCGATTTGTGAACATTTTTGCAATGTAGCTTTTTGTGTGCAGCGAAGTGGATGGACAAAAGATATTGATGCTTTCCTATCATGGTTATCTGGAATATCATTTAGTGGTCGAGGATTTAGTGAAGTTCCTATCTGTGAAGGTCTTGCTGAAGCACTGATGGTATTGACCtgttatagttgtttaaagtttCTAGTTCCATGTGGCTAAAAGCTAGCAAGCTGGAGTTTTTTTTTAACCTTTCAAGATATCTTGTTGATCTTTGAGTTATGTTGTTATGAGAGCATTATGTCTGGAGCAGTTCACCCTACAATTTcattttgtttttgttgttgatCAGTTGTGTGTGAATAATGATCTGTTCCACTTTATGGCATATATCTATTTCTGGCTCTCTTTGAAATGATATTGTAGTCTGCACATTATTCTAATATTGTTGTTTAATTGTTTTCATAGCTGGAAATAATTCTTTGCATACATGATAGTTATTTCCAGATTTAATTTGGCCACATTATCCTCTTACTAAGCTATTTGCACAAGCTATGATTTGGCTAAATTTGAACATCGTCTCTGTACCATTTTGAATCCTGGTTATTTTCACTAAAAAAACGCCTTAATGGAAAACAGTATTTTTTTGTCTTGATCAATAGAGTATGGATCATTACTCTTCACTTATTATTGATAATCTATGAACAATACCAAGAGATAAGAATGAAGTGCAATAATTATGATCACAAAGGTTTGCCTGTCAGTCTGCCGCATTGTTTCTTGGGCATCAGTCCATTTTGCTTGCAGTCATGAAACTTACATTTTGAAAATGAGATTAAACCTTTGGTGACGCAGCGTGATCTTTATTTTCTTGAATATTAAAATAGTGATAATTTCTTTTCTAGTTACTGTGTTGATGCAAGCTGATGGTCATTTCCTTATGTGCAACTAGATACTTCAAGGCAGTCCTAATACAACCCAGAATAATCAAAACAATGAAGCACAAAAGCACTGCATACTTGTGGCTGCAAGTAATCCATATCCTTCGCGTACACCTGCCTACAATCTTCCTATTCAGTGTACTGATCAGAAAGAGAATATTGAATCATCACAAGGGCATCCTGTTGCTGATGCTGAAACCGTTGCAAAATCATTTGCTCAGGTGCTGCACAAGttctgccatagcttgttattgaGGTTTATTTCCTGTGTCTCAATGGAATGTCGGTAGACTTTAGTTGATTCTATATTTTTTTGGATGTAGTGTTCTGTCTCATTGTCGGTGATATCTCCAAAACAGCTTCCAGCATTGAAGGCAATATACAATGTGGTAATGTTGTCATTTGTGTTGCACATGAACCTTCTTCTGTTCCTTTTTGTCTGTTTCTTTTAGTTGTTGAGAAATTTGACCTTATAAGTCCTTCAGCAGTTGTgatgaatgcacacataatactGGTTTCATATTCTGCTGCAGGGCAAGCGAAATCCTCGAGATGCTGATCCACCAGTTGATCATGCAAAAAACCCAGACTTCCTTGTGTTGCTATCTGAGAATTTCATGGTGGCACGGACTGCGCTAGGTCATTCTTTACATGGGAACGTGGCCCCAAATCAAACCATAACGAAGTTCGATAGTGCACCTGCAGTTACTATGCCAGGACCAACTTCAAATGCCAACCCCTCAGGTTGAAGAGAACTTAATGTTAGGCATAAGAAGATCCTGTCTTGGTTCTGCCTTTGTAGAAAATGTTTTTGGTGTTATATTTGTGCATGGAAGGGATTTAGGGAGAGGTTTGTGAAAGTGTCTTAGGTGTTTACACCTAGTTTAGTGACAAATGGCTTAACAAACACTACTTTCGGTTTGACTAAAAATGACAAGTGGATTCATTATGGACATGTCCCTTTGGCCGGCATGCCTAAAATATGACAGAAAAAGTCATGGCTATAAATATTTTGGGGTGGGGGACTTGGTGACTATTTTATAGCAGGCACAGTTATATGCCATTACATGATCCAGTTTTTCATAAGTTTTTGAGTGCTATATTTCTAGCAGCCGCCACTGAATAATATGTCTCTGTCAATGAATTTTTTGCTCAGATACCAGAAATAGGACATAGATGGCCAGGCCCAAGCACCATAATTTGTTAATAGGAAAGATGTACAAAGCTAATTATTTGTGTTATTCAGAGTTCGACGTTGGTCAGACATTAGTTTAAATCAGCTATACATGAATTACTTCATATGGAGAAGCAGTTTTTGCAGGATTTTGTCATAATTAACAGTGAGATTGATATTTGGTGGGGATTACACACATTAACTTGTATTCATGCATATACATGTTTATACTCCTCTACATATGAAATTTTAGTATATATGGAAGGTTGCATCCTTCCATATCCCGTGAAATTTTAGTAGTTGTGCAAGAACACAAACCTGTAAAAAATCATATTCAGCAGCCAGTATGGTCTGGTGGTCATGGCTGCCTGAACAATCTGTCACAGGTTAGGCTTATGAACTCAACTTGTTTAGGAGGAACTACCATGATGGGACTGCCTAAAATAGGGGAAACACCACTACAAGTCCACGTGTCAAACACAGGAGTTGATTCCCTAGGTGTGACTAACAATTCTGCCATGAATATGCCTATTGAGAAGCATCCAAATGCCCAACAGCCACCACCAAAGTATGTCAAAATTTGGGAGGTAAGGATTTCCTCTTGTATTTAGTGCTTACATATATATGGTCAGCATCCCTGCTCCCTTCCCCAACTTAGACATGGGTTTCTAGATTTTTAGAACTTTGTACTAAAATGTTAAGTGCAGTGTAGAGCATTTGACTAGTAGGAGCCTTCTTAAGTTTATTATCCTCTTAGGGACTGCTCACCATGTTACTATAGTGTataaaatgtaaaaaaaattgtTCCTCTTTTAGTTTATTGGAAGGACATAAAAGTGGATCTGTAGTAGCCTGTACTTGTGTTAATACGGTGAGTTCACTGAAAGTGAAACCATATATTCTATGACAATTAATCATGTTAGTTTTATGATCAATTGTAGTTTATATTGGTAACATCAATTTTGTGATTACTTATTAGTCAATACTTTGTGTCATAGTTCTAAACACTGGATATACCCCCTCCTTGCCCTCCAAATTtcaacgacgacaacaacaacaacaaagcctttaagtcccaaacaagttgggtaggctagagttgaaacccatcagaatcaatcaaggttcaggcacgtgaatagctgtctttcaagcactcctatctaaggctaagtctttgggtatattccatcctttcaagtctccttttattgcctctacccaagtcaacttcggtcttcctctgtctctcttcatgttactatcctggcataggattccactacgcaccggtgcctctggaggtctccgttgcacatgtccaaaccatctcaaccggtgttggacaagcttttcttcaattggcgctaacCCTAATCTattacgtatatcatcgttccgaactcgatcccttcttgtatgaccgcaaatccaacgcaacatacgcatttccgcgacacttagctgttgaacatgtcgtcttttcgtaggccaacattttgcaccaaacaacatagcaggtctaatcgccgtcctataaaacttgccttttagcttctgtggtacccttttgtcacataggacaccggACGCTtgtcgccacttcatccaccctgctttgattctatggctaacatcttcatcaatatccccgtccctctgtagcattgatcctaaatatcgaaaggtatccttcctaggcactacttcttccaaactaacatcttcctcctcccgagtagtagtgtcgaagtcacatctcatatactcagttttagttctactgagtctaaaacctttggactccaaagtctcccgccataactccagtttctgattcactcctgtccggctttcatcaactagcactacatcgtccgcgaaaagcatacaccaagggatgtccccttgtatgtcccttgtgacctcatccatcacttgCCCTCCAAATTTCAATTTTTAGATCATTTTCCATTATGTAAATTTGAACTTATATTACATAATATGTATTATGTTGTATGTTTTCCATATT is from Miscanthus floridulus cultivar M001 chromosome 7, ASM1932011v1, whole genome shotgun sequence and encodes:
- the LOC136466406 gene encoding mediator of RNA polymerase II transcription subunit 25-like isoform X3, yielding MAEAERQLVVVVEGTAALGPYWSTIVTDYVEKITRSFCASEVPGKSLAGAPPELALIVFHTHGPFNAFCVQRSGWTKDIDAFLSWLSGISFSGRGFSEVPICEGLAEALMILQGSPNTTQNNQNNEAQKHCILVAASNPYPSRTPAYNLPIQCTDQKENIESSQGHPVADAETVAKSFAQCSVSLSVISPKQLPALKAIYNVGKRNPRDADPPVDHAKNPDFLVLLSENFMVARTALGHSLHGNVAPNQTITKFDSAPAVTMPGPTSNANPSGNFIWDKGYRRGTAAETLAADWPETLEISRIIDREHMNKNFCHRAEFLVFRALNQHGFLGRLKENDLCAVIRLPSQALLLSVSDKVGRLIGWLLPGDMMVWKPPVSDHQPTMQQHQARQQQLQELQHQLQLEQQLVQQLQQELQGQLQQHMHMQPQGLLLQQPQMQHHQQQQMPLQVPSNSSSPSR
- the LOC136466406 gene encoding mediator of RNA polymerase II transcription subunit 25-like isoform X1; translation: MAEAERQLVVVVEGTAALGPYWSTIVTDYVEKITRSFCASEVPGKSLAGAPPELALIVFHTHGPFNAFCVQRSGWTKDIDAFLSWLSGISFSGRGFSEVPICEGLAEALMILQGSPNTTQNNQNNEAQKHCILVAASNPYPSRTPAYNLPIQCTDQKENIESSQGHPVADAETVAKSFAQCSVSLSVISPKQLPALKAIYNVGKRNPRDADPPVDHAKNPDFLVLLSENFMVARTALGHSLHGNVAPNQTITKFDSAPAVTMPGPTSNANPSGGTTMMGLPKIGETPLQVHVSNTGVDSLGVTNNSAMNMPIEKHPNAQQPPPKYVKIWEGTLSGIRYGHPVFICKLEGYRRGTAAETLAADWPETLEISRIIDREHMNKNFCHRAEFLVFRALNQHGFLGRLKENDLCAVIRLPSQALLLSVSDKVGRLIGWLLPGDMMVWKPPVSDHQPTMQQHQARQQQLQELQHQLQLEQQLVQQLQQELQGQLQQHMHMQPQGLLLQQPQMQHHQQQQMPLQVPSNSSSPSR
- the LOC136466406 gene encoding mediator of RNA polymerase II transcription subunit 25-like isoform X2, which translates into the protein MDLSTRSGWTKDIDAFLSWLSGISFSGRGFSEVPICEGLAEALMILQGSPNTTQNNQNNEAQKHCILVAASNPYPSRTPAYNLPIQCTDQKENIESSQGHPVADAETVAKSFAQCSVSLSVISPKQLPALKAIYNVGKRNPRDADPPVDHAKNPDFLVLLSENFMVARTALGHSLHGNVAPNQTITKFDSAPAVTMPGPTSNANPSGGTTMMGLPKIGETPLQVHVSNTGVDSLGVTNNSAMNMPIEKHPNAQQPPPKYVKIWEGTLSGIRYGHPVFICKLEGYRRGTAAETLAADWPETLEISRIIDREHMNKNFCHRAEFLVFRALNQHGFLGRLKENDLCAVIRLPSQALLLSVSDKVGRLIGWLLPGDMMVWKPPVSDHQPTMQQHQARQQQLQELQHQLQLEQQLVQQLQQELQGQLQQHMHMQPQGLLLQQPQMQHHQQQQMPLQVPSNSSSPSR